Proteins encoded in a region of the Borrelia hermsii DAH genome:
- a CDS encoding BTA121 domain-containing protein surface lipoprotein has translation MAKYIRRVVVDSADTGVRTYSDLDFYNLLNVFGDSRFKKIIAVHLKMLKHKTRLLQLLKILIEGI, from the coding sequence GTGGCTAAGTATATACGAAGAGTAGTAGTTGATTCTGCAGACACAGGTGTTAGAACATATTCTGATCTTGATTTTTATAACTTGTTAAATGTCTTTGGTGATTCTAGGTTTAAGAAAATTATAGCAGTTCATTTAAAAATGTTAAAGCACAAAACAAGACTCTTGCAGTTGTTGAAAATCTTAATAGAGGGGATTTAA
- a CDS encoding BTA121 domain-containing protein surface lipoprotein, producing the protein MVNVRTHSLLLVLILQLLLIISCNLKAQKDVLQGNLFKNDLLKKPVLGGRVGKDLAKVRRRNVRDTSVTSATGKSTEGKLKTKAKRAVETDTEGVKEAASNQQLKGKLGPKKTPHLGSMKQAFSESASDKIKHQDVEVFSESASDKIKHQDVEVFSESASDKIKHQDVEEGNNEDHFTEIKDDAQSIAKGEKLYAKLSGDDMKRIDYLRSVVTDPDIPGDRTYTDAEFYSMLGNLGEENLIRLIKVHSYEFELVEELKESILVAIGAVKGETLKDDLKIRFNNSNDYPLYLKSLFRGQFTFEQLFVQLLGGNYTRELDKFKRDAFSVVMGEELYAGLSVDEREVIDYIQSVVTDFSLEEAPDDKTYTDAEFYTLLGNLGEENLSRIIRVHLNTFEALNRALRAIKRVKENESKKDLRDRFDIEEGTYAGLLKKAFSEDTLSSVYNRVIKINYEKDKLTQIRDDAKRIIAASRGNP; encoded by the coding sequence ATGGTGAATGTCAGGACTCATAGTTTATTATTAGTGTTAATATTACAATTATTGCTAATAATAAGTTGTAATTTAAAAGCCCAAAAAGATGTTTTGCAGGGAAATTTGTTTAAAAATGACTTGCTTAAAAAACCTGTGCTTGGAGGACGTGTAGGCAAAGATTTGGCAAAAGTTAGAAGACGTAATGTTAGAGATACTTCTGTAACTAGTGCAACAGGGAAAAGCACGGAAGGTAAACTAAAGACCAAAGCAAAAAGAGCAGTTGAAACAGATACTGAAGGCGTTAAGGAAGCTGCATCAAACCAACAATTAAAAGGTAAATTAGGTCCAAAAAAGACCCCCCATTTAGGATCAATGAAACAGGCATTTAGTGAATCTGCTTCTGATAAGATAAAACATCAAGATGTAGAAGTGTTTAGTGAATCTGCTTCTGATAAGATAAAACATCAAGATGTAGAAGTGTTTAGTGAATCTGCTTCTGATAAGATAAAACATCAAGATGTAGAAGAGGGCAATAATGAGGATCATTTTACTGAGATTAAAGACGATGCTCAAAGCATTGCAAAGGGGGAAAAGCTATACGCAAAGCTGTCAGGTGATGATATGAAGAGAATTGATTATCTACGAAGCGTAGTAACTGATCCTGATATCCCGGGCGATAGGACTTATACTGATGCTGAGTTTTACTCCATGTTAGGCAATTTAGGTGAAGAAAATTTGATTAGACTTATAAAAGTTCATTCGTATGAGTTTGAATTAGTAGAAGAATTAAAAGAATCCATTTTAGTGGCTATTGGCGCTGTTAAGGGAGAAACATTAAAAGACGATTTGAAGATTAGGTTTAATAATTCCAATGACTATCCATTATATTTAAAATCCTTATTTCGTGGGCAGTTTACTTTTGAGCAGTTGTTTGTTCAGTTGTTGGGTGGCAATTATACTCGTGAGTTGGATAAATTTAAAAGAGATGCTTTCAGTGTTGTAATGGGTGAAGAGCTATATGCAGGGCTTTCTGTTGATGAGAGGGAAGTAATTGATTATATACAAAGCGTAGTAACTGATTTTAGTCTAGAAGAAGCCCCAGATGATAAGACTTATACTGATGCAGAGTTTTATACTTTGTTAGGTAATTTAGGTGAAGAAAATTTGAGTAGAATTATAAGAGTGCATTTAAATACTTTTGAAGCATTAAATAGAGCCTTAAGAGCTATTAAGCGTGTTAAGGAAAATGAATCTAAAAAAGATTTGCGAGATAGATTTGATATAGAAGAGGGGACCTATGCAGGTCTACTAAAAAAGGCATTTAGTGAGGATACTCTTAGTTCTGTATATAATAGAGTTATAAAGATTAATTATGAGAAGGATAAGTTGACTCAGATTAGAGATGATGCTAAGCGTATTATAGCAGCTAGTAGGGGCAATCCTTAG
- a CDS encoding BTA121 domain-containing protein surface lipoprotein — MKIRHHDNNLLLVLILLLPLLLIISCNLKPKEDAVLKGSLFVKNALLVGAPSLRKLSKTDDKIGEVIVHGVGVSSEKLSKAEDKISAIAHGVEVAPGTGADESTEVKINKLLDEFGLSDPEKEAVWYIQNILTDSKINGYFADSRSLFWNDVFEAMPNMDDKKCITYTAPQFYNLLVSLGDARLKEIIGFHLEALRRRDDTLSAISGIIKDETARQRLSFILGKVMQYYPSYLKWVCGRSDPDEVYHQAKARLSNLSDFTEIKDEAINLAKLEQKLLDAGVLSNEEWELIGCMRGAMNNLAVGMPPSAGRARYHGIHFDKALDKLSINDELKVLLGYFLFNFVALKESKIAIDAIEDSASKRKLKNRFEARNKFYLGKLKEMGYIYLWGSRDDFEEILVSGYDTTEMINDIREKANEIVCSEKLYSALPTEEWELLEYARKVVIDPDIGRDKGYKTYSNFKFYEVLLRAGYDNLRKLIGNDLSLFRLIKEIEGLITEENRDLFEDVFNNIKHDHSLAIKHLFEGYFKDKGQWAPNSILDFNNEYIGKRFMRLKQFINLVNESRARRAARMQRQA, encoded by the coding sequence ATGAAGATAAGGCATCATGATAATAATTTATTACTAGTATTAATATTGCTATTACCATTATTGCTGATAATAAGTTGTAATTTAAAACCCAAAGAAGATGCTGTTCTTAAAGGGAGTTTGTTTGTAAAAAATGCCCTGCTTGTAGGTGCTCCATCTTTAAGGAAACTATCCAAAACAGATGATAAAATAGGCGAGGTAATCGTGCATGGTGTGGGGGTTTCTTCAGAGAAACTGTCCAAAGCAGAGGATAAGATAAGCGCAATTGCGCATGGTGTGGAGGTTGCCCCTGGAACTGGCGCAGATGAGAGCACGGAAGTTAAAATTAATAAGCTTCTAGACGAGTTTGGGTTATCTGATCCTGAAAAGGAAGCAGTTTGGTATATACAAAACATATTAACTGATTCTAAGATTAATGGTTATTTTGCGGATAGTAGGAGTCTTTTTTGGAATGATGTATTTGAAGCGATGCCCAATATGGATGATAAGAAATGTATAACGTATACTGCTCCCCAGTTTTATAACTTGTTAGTTAGTCTTGGTGATGCTAGGTTAAAGGAAATTATAGGATTTCATTTAGAAGCTCTTAGAAGACGAGATGACACTTTAAGTGCTATTTCAGGTATTATTAAAGATGAGACAGCAAGACAAAGATTAAGCTTTATTTTGGGCAAGGTAATGCAATATTATCCATCGTATTTAAAATGGGTATGTGGCAGGTCTGATCCTGATGAAGTGTACCATCAAGCTAAAGCTAGGCTTTCTAATTTAAGTGATTTTACTGAGATTAAAGATGAAGCTATAAACCTTGCAAAGCTTGAGCAGAAATTGCTAGACGCGGGAGTTTTATCTAATGAAGAATGGGAATTAATTGGATGTATGCGAGGTGCAATGAATAATCTTGCTGTGGGGATGCCCCCATCAGCAGGTCGTGCACGTTATCATGGTATTCATTTTGATAAGGCATTAGATAAATTAAGTATTAATGACGAACTGAAAGTATTGCTTGGATATTTCCTATTTAATTTTGTGGCACTAAAAGAGTCTAAAATTGCGATAGATGCTATTGAGGATTCTGCATCCAAACGAAAATTAAAAAATAGATTTGAGGCCCGGAATAAGTTCTATTTAGGCAAATTAAAGGAAATGGGGTATATTTACCTGTGGGGTAGTAGGGATGATTTTGAAGAGATATTAGTATCTGGTTATGACACTACGGAAATGATTAATGATATTAGGGAGAAAGCCAATGAGATTGTATGTTCTGAAAAGCTATACTCAGCATTACCTACTGAAGAATGGGAACTACTTGAATATGCACGAAAAGTAGTAATTGATCCGGATATTGGTCGTGATAAAGGTTACAAGACGTATTCTAATTTTAAGTTTTATGAAGTTCTACTTCGTGCAGGTTATGATAATTTGCGTAAATTAATTGGCAATGATCTATCGCTTTTTAGATTAATAAAAGAGATTGAAGGGTTGATAACGGAAGAAAACAGAGACTTATTCGAAGATGTCTTTAATAATATTAAACATGACCATTCATTGGCTATAAAACATTTATTTGAAGGCTATTTTAAGGATAAGGGCCAGTGGGCACCTAATTCAATTTTGGATTTTAATAACGAGTATATTGGTAAGAGGTTTATGAGGTTAAAACAATTCATTAACCTTGTAAACGAAAGTAGGGCTCGTCGTGCAGCTAGAATGCAACGTCAAGCTTAG
- a CDS encoding BTA121 domain-containing protein surface lipoprotein, producing MAKKRHHNFLLLLLVISCNLKPKEDALLKRSLIVKTPLQVIRGPLVGNVGGAILPLKKHEEEDSDKDELDELDGSMKDRINKLKDKFGTFPKGEKVFRRIRTIVTSPDIPGAKTYTTAEFCSFLESLNDASINGIVEPLREILEVKDDILRVMGDIKAKESIKNLIDEFNLKDKEYGEALKGAFNNPKIEDVLVGMRDSVSKYKAEFTKIKADVEKVLELEKALIYEQVVEKGEKIYDRLSGNERAVIEYMRDALTDPSIETSGDRAYTDDEFYHFLGSLSDVDIRNFTAHMKLKEQDEALRAIEIEDVKTESLRATLKAELELKAKECKSVLRRLCRKPIDKERGNIIIEGFNKYEAGIARIKTTAEEFVRFENLYASLPDDKRAVIEYIRSVVTDPGIGSDKGYKTYSDPEFDLLLVKLGINKIETVISYHLTVASEKAATKAIIDGVRGGTLRGEFEGRFDLNCQEYELALKGKFSTPELLGLSFESKYVEEFIKIKADAEKAIRGENLYLSLQDNEREVVDYMQSVMFDPSIRGHLIKSTCTELKFYHLLSNWDIVRLREIIGIHLDILKLQEQTLNTIGNIKRKASKRDWQHDFDNAKYTYLCALKDSLIGPGPLRDYSGFKKFDFDDIIFDAESVIKYENLYAALSDEELGAIEHIRSVVTDPNIRDSEGNAYSEDYTYTEFEGFLDALDVIKVRDIARVYLDICSARDDALRAIGNVTREDSKQELKRKFDDYNKIYLSDMKFFIIDSDSDSMYEKIMDVNYKSRHVDAFNAIKNEAISLP from the coding sequence GTGGCGAAGAAAAGACATCATAATTTTTTATTACTATTATTAGTAATAAGTTGTAATTTAAAACCCAAAGAAGATGCTCTTCTTAAGAGGAGTTTGATTGTAAAGACCCCGCTTCAAGTCATCAGAGGACCACTTGTGGGGAATGTTGGTGGAGCAATCCTACCGCTTAAAAAGCATGAAGAGGAAGATTCGGATAAAGATGAATTAGATGAATTAGATGGGAGCATGAAAGATAGGATTAATAAGCTTAAAGACAAATTCGGGACCTTTCCTAAAGGAGAAAAAGTATTTCGACGTATTCGAACTATAGTAACTAGTCCTGATATTCCGGGTGCTAAGACTTATACTACTGCTGAATTTTGCTCCTTTTTAGAGAGCTTGAATGATGCTAGTATTAATGGCATCGTAGAACCTTTAAGAGAGATTTTAGAAGTAAAAGACGATATTTTACGCGTTATGGGAGATATTAAGGCAAAAGAATCAATAAAAAACTTAATAGATGAATTTAACCTTAAAGACAAAGAATATGGAGAGGCTTTAAAAGGTGCATTTAATAATCCTAAGATTGAAGATGTGCTTGTTGGCATGAGAGATAGTGTTTCTAAATATAAAGCAGAGTTTACCAAGATTAAAGCAGATGTTGAGAAAGTTTTAGAGCTTGAGAAAGCTCTAATCTATGAACAAGTCGTTGAAAAGGGTGAAAAGATATATGACAGACTTTCTGGTAATGAGAGGGCAGTAATTGAGTATATGCGAGATGCATTAACTGATCCGAGCATAGAAACTTCAGGTGACAGGGCGTATACTGATGATGAATTTTATCACTTTTTAGGTAGCCTATCTGATGTTGATATTCGGAATTTTACAGCCCATATGAAGTTGAAAGAGCAGGATGAGGCTTTGCGCGCTATTGAAATTGAAGATGTTAAGACAGAAAGCTTAAGAGCAACCTTAAAAGCTGAGCTTGAGCTTAAAGCCAAAGAATGTAAATCAGTTCTAAGGCGTTTATGTAGGAAGCCTATTGATAAGGAGCGTGGGAATATAATAATAGAGGGTTTTAATAAATATGAAGCTGGTATTGCTAGGATTAAGACAACTGCTGAGGAATTTGTAAGGTTTGAAAATTTATACGCAAGTCTCCCAGATGATAAGAGGGCAGTAATTGAATATATACGAAGTGTAGTAACTGATCCGGGGATTGGTAGTGATAAAGGTTATAAAACATATTCTGATCCTGAGTTTGACCTCTTGTTAGTTAAATTAGGTATTAATAAGATTGAAACGGTTATATCGTATCATTTAACCGTTGCATCAGAAAAAGCTGCTACTAAAGCAATTATTGATGGCGTTAGGGGAGGAACATTAAGAGGTGAGTTTGAAGGTAGATTTGATCTTAACTGCCAAGAATATGAATTGGCTTTAAAAGGCAAATTTAGTACCCCGGAGCTTTTAGGGCTTAGTTTCGAAAGTAAATATGTAGAAGAGTTTATTAAAATTAAAGCCGATGCAGAAAAAGCTATTAGAGGAGAAAATTTGTACTTAAGTTTACAGGATAATGAGAGAGAAGTAGTTGATTATATGCAAAGTGTAATGTTTGATCCTAGCATAAGAGGTCATTTGATTAAGAGTACGTGTACTGAGCTTAAATTTTATCACTTGTTAAGTAACTGGGATATTGTTAGGCTTCGGGAAATTATAGGAATTCATTTAGACATTCTTAAGTTACAAGAACAAACTTTAAATACTATTGGGAATATTAAGAGAAAAGCATCAAAACGAGACTGGCAACATGATTTTGATAATGCCAAATATACCTATTTATGTGCTCTAAAAGACTCACTTATTGGTCCTGGTCCGTTAAGAGACTATAGTGGATTTAAGAAGTTTGACTTTGATGATATTATTTTTGATGCTGAGAGTGTTATAAAATATGAAAATCTCTACGCAGCTCTCTCTGATGAAGAACTAGGAGCAATTGAGCATATACGAAGTGTAGTAACTGATCCTAATATTCGTGATTCTGAAGGAAATGCATACTCAGAGGATTATACATATACTGAGTTTGAGGGCTTCTTAGATGCTTTAGATGTTATTAAGGTCAGGGACATTGCAAGAGTTTATTTAGATATTTGTAGTGCCCGAGATGATGCTTTAAGGGCTATTGGAAATGTTACTAGAGAAGACTCAAAACAAGAATTGAAACGCAAGTTTGATGATTACAATAAAATTTATTTATCTGATATGAAATTTTTCATTATTGATTCGGACTCTGATTCAATGTATGAGAAAATTATGGATGTAAATTATAAGTCTAGGCATGTGGATGCATTTAATGCGATTAAAAACGAAGCTATAAGCTTGCCGTAG
- a CDS encoding BTA121 domain-containing protein surface lipoprotein has translation MKVRSKSSLLLLFLVINCNFKPQADLMFKDNLPGKGSVKVRPPISSSLENTSVKANGANVAEENIEVKLDKLLGTFRLQDNEREVIRYVRSVAADSGVGASGDKAYTDDGFYNLLKSLGALKFKEMIEVHLKITKAQDEALIAIENVNNEELKQKLQREFDDYKNNYLSHLKELFSGFIPSGSSADNLHYKSINSGYEGYFSSIEKQARDFMDGANLYAGLLAAEQSVIDYIQDVVTNPAVGSANDYRTYSDSEFIILLGSLGDSKLAEIIEFHLGILKAKDDALAVIKDVKRDEFKQKLQNKFNACNNAYPSHLKGLFHEFAPDRVYSRVINSNYADSFAYIANQAGSVMQFEKIYEGLSDDGKAVIDYIRGIVVTSGVGDDDSADAYTDDDLYALLSNLDALKLKEIIEVYLEIERVQKEASDAIEDIKKEELKKQLKREFDVYNEFYLSDLKSIFVDGYDPGFVHNKTVNGEHVDKFTKIRDDARSAMGLENLYVGLSADEQLVIEHIRSAVTNPNIGHISSNTYTDDEFYSMLVNLGALRLKEIIEVYLDIYSAREDALRVIENVTREDSKQELKREYDDYNNIYLSDIKWAFSGSTLDDVYDNIMDIDYKSDSVDGFTAIKDQAISLK, from the coding sequence ATGAAGGTAAGAAGTAAGAGTTCATTATTACTATTATTTCTGGTAATAAATTGTAATTTCAAGCCACAAGCGGATCTCATGTTTAAAGATAACTTGCCTGGAAAGGGCTCAGTTAAAGTGAGACCACCTATAAGCAGCTCGCTTGAAAATACTTCAGTTAAAGCAAATGGAGCCAATGTAGCAGAGGAAAATATAGAAGTTAAACTTGACAAGCTTTTAGGTACATTCAGGTTGCAGGATAACGAAAGGGAAGTAATTAGATATGTACGTAGTGTAGCAGCTGATTCTGGTGTAGGAGCCTCGGGTGATAAGGCTTATACTGATGATGGGTTTTATAATTTGTTAAAGAGCTTGGGTGCTCTTAAGTTTAAGGAAATGATAGAAGTTCATTTAAAGATTACTAAGGCACAAGATGAGGCTTTAATAGCTATTGAGAATGTTAATAATGAAGAATTAAAACAAAAATTGCAGCGTGAGTTTGATGATTATAAGAATAATTATTTATCGCATCTAAAAGAGTTATTTAGTGGGTTTATTCCTTCTGGGAGTAGTGCTGATAATTTGCATTATAAATCTATAAATAGCGGCTATGAGGGTTATTTTAGTTCTATTGAAAAGCAAGCTAGAGATTTTATGGATGGCGCAAATCTATACGCAGGGCTCTTAGCAGCTGAGCAGTCAGTAATTGATTATATACAAGATGTAGTAACTAATCCTGCTGTTGGTAGTGCTAATGATTACAGGACGTATTCTGATTCCGAGTTTATTATTTTGTTAGGTAGTTTGGGTGATTCTAAATTGGCTGAAATTATAGAATTTCATTTAGGGATTTTGAAAGCAAAAGACGATGCTCTTGCAGTTATTAAGGATGTCAAGAGAGATGAATTTAAGCAAAAATTACAAAATAAGTTTAATGCTTGCAATAATGCTTATCCATCACATTTAAAAGGGTTATTCCACGAATTTGCTCCTGATAGGGTGTATAGTAGGGTTATAAATAGCAACTATGCTGATTCGTTTGCTTATATTGCAAATCAAGCTGGAAGTGTCATGCAGTTTGAAAAGATATATGAAGGGCTGTCTGATGATGGGAAAGCAGTAATCGATTATATACGGGGTATAGTAGTTACTTCTGGTGTTGGTGATGATGATTCTGCTGATGCTTATACTGATGATGATTTGTATGCTTTGTTAAGCAATTTGGATGCTCTTAAGCTTAAGGAAATTATAGAAGTTTATTTAGAGATCGAAAGAGTACAAAAAGAGGCTAGCGACGCTATTGAGGATATTAAAAAGGAAGAATTAAAAAAACAATTGAAACGTGAGTTTGATGTTTACAATGAGTTTTATTTATCTGATCTAAAGTCCATATTCGTTGATGGGTATGATCCCGGTTTTGTACATAATAAAACTGTAAATGGTGAGCATGTGGATAAGTTTACTAAGATTAGAGACGATGCTAGAAGTGCTATGGGACTTGAAAATCTATACGTAGGGCTCTCAGCAGATGAGCAGCTAGTAATTGAGCATATACGAAGTGCAGTAACTAATCCTAATATTGGGCATATCAGCTCTAATACTTATACTGATGATGAGTTTTACTCTATGTTAGTTAACTTGGGTGCTCTTAGACTTAAGGAAATTATAGAAGTTTATTTAGATATTTATAGTGCACGAGAGGATGCTTTAAGGGTTATTGAAAATGTTACTAGAGAAGACTCAAAACAAGAATTGAAACGTGAGTATGATGATTACAATAATATTTATTTGTCCGATATAAAATGGGCATTTAGTGGTTCTACTCTTGATGATGTTTATGATAATATCATGGATATAGATTATAAGAGTGATTCTGTGGATGGGTTTACTGCGATTAAAGACCAAGCTATAAGCTTGAAATAG